Genomic segment of Arachis stenosperma cultivar V10309 chromosome 4, arast.V10309.gnm1.PFL2, whole genome shotgun sequence:
CAAACAAGGACGGTGTTGAGTTACACAGAGTGGTATGGGTGTGATCCGGTGGGAGGCTGAGGGCAATGCTGGATTGCCAGGAGAGTGTTTTATTGTGGGTGTTGATCtgtatgtttatttttttctatgtttGCTCTACTCTACTTTAATGTGTTGAGCTTcctttatttcaaaaaaataataataaatatagatgttaatttttaaaacacttaaaaggtaaaaaaaaaaaactttttttatttacatattaGGAGAATAATGAGAGAGATGAGTAAGAATTCTAAATCATTTTTCTAATCAGAAATTTCAAGCTAATGATCCTCTGCGGTTAGaggtttaggatttagaatgTTAAAGGTTTATGGAAGGCTCTGTAGTTAAGAGTTGCTTTGCTGGCTCCCAAAGAAGGAATTGAGAAAGCCAATAGTATGAGTTCTTGGTTTCAGTAGATGTCTCTGTAAAAGTGCACACTGGAACTCGATCAACGCGAGTCTGTGTAACAAACAACTTATGTTAGGTTATTCATGCACGACTGGAAACAAACTAATCAGTAATCACCTCTTAACTATTCTCATTTCTCTCGATCCAAGATTTTGTccaataaaaaatgtttttaatattattttcaatTATATTAGTTCATAATTATAGTGTATTTGACTCTCACAGTAATAATCATTCATTTAGAATAAGATTGCAAAGGATTATTTAGTTTAAAACTTCAaatctcttttaaattttactattttttcaTCAGTTTGTACGTGTTCTGTCAAAAATGATATCTATTATTGGAAAGGAAGAGTCTAAAAGAATTTAACCGCCAAGTCCAAACTAGTTTTCAACTTCCATTCCATGTATTAAGTTTCAATCCGAAAAACGAAGGAACAGAGGAATGGTACTTCAAGTTCTAGAGCCTAACGGTGATAAAGTGACTAATCAAGTAATCATACTTTGAAATCAAATCATACGTGTACAGGTTTATGACTCATCGGTGCCATTTACATGTTCATCTTAACCTCTAAATTAGATTACCCAACTTTCAAATaccaataaattaataacatCGGAGTAGGGCTTGGACGAAGGGACTTTCTTTTTACAAggacaaaacataaacaaataCTAAAGTACTAATCACCAAGACAAGAAGCATAATTGTTCCAGTTCCTGATCTTTAGAAGTAAAAGGGTTGTACTTGTACGTGCCCTTAATTAAATATCATGCTTTTACACAGCAGTTGAAGTAGCTGAGGAAGCTCCTCCTTGCCTGTAATTCAAACATAAACGCATAAGTCAGCCACCACAAATATGAAATAACAAAACAATACATGAAAggatctattttttaattttattttatttttttatttccaaGTTCCAACATTAGACGATGTAATATGATATGAGATATGACGAGGCGTCCAACGCCGACCACAGATTTTTCTATACTAGTTTGTTTATGACCACATATGAGTTGGAGATTATCTCCAACGACGCTACGACCCATACGCCATAAACAACCTGTCACTATTTTATGAGTCAACCAATGACGAACCAAGTTGCACCAAACAGTCATTGCATGTGCAGCAACTAGAACTGTGTCCTGCCTTGGTATGAATTATGATTGGATTTGTTTTTTAAGCGTAAAAGATaacttttattaattatttttaatttttaataaaaaatgaaaatgtataagaaaaatatatgcAAAAAATAGTGTACATAATATACAATATTACTCTAAGAAAACCAGCTAATCATCTATTGGTCCCACAATATAATTCCCTATAATTAATAGTCCAACGTgtactcttctttttatttatctacaATACTCCAGAGTTTCAGAGCATGCATTAATCAAGGAAGGCAATGGACGACAGGACAACAAGTGTTTGTTATTAACCAGTTGGCGCCGACCTTACTTGGCTTAGTTGTTATTTTCTTCCTTAATGCTATTGTAGTTTATTTATTCAACGTTTCGTATTTGTCTCCTTGCTAAAAGCATTTTCCCCCCACATTGTTCTTGACACCAAGTGATGTTtatcattaaattaaaaaaaatggagGATGAAGACCCCACAGTAACTAAAATTGGATATATTAATATGGTAGAGTTACAAAAACATATAGAGCGCCCGCCACGGATTTGTGTTAGTATATTCAATTTTCATATTCTCTTATCTTGAAATTGTTTGTGAATTGTGATGACCGCACTATCATTCTCAGTGAAGAACAGACCGAGAATTAAACAAGATTAGTTATTAGTGAATACTgaattaaaatgaaataaagaaattaaacagGGCGAGAATCTTACCGTTGGAGAGTTTGTCTGGTGATAATGGGGGTGCTGGTGTACAGGCTCAGGCTCAGTGTGGCTTGCGTTTGTAGTGGTAGTGGTTGAAGCCACGAGCTCTTCTTCGTTTCCAAGACTTGCCCTTGAAAGATTTGTCTTGTTTTGTTTCCTCATTTCCCTGATTTTTGAGAAATCTAGTGAGTAGTCAGGCACTCCACCCTTTTGATCCCAGTCCCCAAATTGTGGCACTGATAACCAAGGAGCATTTTTCTACATTCACCACTTTTACAAGTTAGCTGCTTCTCAATTAAGAAAAAGTTTTAGGGTACAGAGAAGTGAAAAATAGTGTGGATTAGCATTTACCACAACCAGAGAGGAAAAAGAACGACTcaaattttgaaatattataatACCAAAATACAAACTGGTCAATTAATTAACGGATCGGACTGAAGTTCTAGAATGACGAGCACCGAGAACAATGGTGAGAGATCAGAGACAGAGTGCATGGCTAAatactaactaattaattaaccTACGAATCCCGCTAGGGAGCCAATAGTCCCTAAACGCGTGCTAATAACTACAATTAATGGAATCAACTTTGGTTGGTCAAATGGTACCCTTAGGTCTCTCCTATGCTTAAACAAGTAATATGAATTCGAATTTTGAATTGTATATACCACAACTCATTAGCTAAGACAAACTTTATATGAAATTTAGATTCATGATGTCTTAGAAATTGAACTGCCGAAATTGAGGGATATGGTGGGACAACAAAAAAACTAAGATTAATCTTCACAGAATAAAACTATGTTTGAAAATTCAGAACAAGACTCTGTTGAGTTGAGCTGCAGCCACATCAACTTTATTACACAAAAACCGACTCCGATACAAGAGACTGAATTCACCATATGGACACAGAAACATGAATTTTCCACTTTGATTAGTTTTCCATACCTCGTTTTCTTAGCAACCAAAAACAACAAAGTCTCaagtttggagagaaaaaagagagTGTGAGAATTAAGGTACCTCTTTACTTTGCTCCATGAAAGATTTCAGATATTTGCAGATCTTGTTAGAGTTAAGACCAACGAGCGAGAGGCTTTAGATTTTTCTAAACTTATGCTGCGATCATAGTCGTAGCTCTTAGCCATCTTGTTTTGGCGTTTCCATTTATATCTATCTATACTAATACTATTCTAAGTTTTATTACGAAAATGCCACTATTCTACGCGCTATGTTAGTTGCCTAGTTGGAGTAGGATACTACCCTAATATATCTTTTCCTGGCCatctatttttgaaaatttaaatttatcttcttttgttatttttaattttttattaaatatattaaaaaaagaaaactatTACTTTACCATACTTAGATTTAACGTGAGAATAATTACTCCATATAAGACAACAACCGTACATTATACACTtatcaaaaatagaaataagtATTACTAGTTGCATGTATATTGCAACGACTCATTTAATTTTCTCTGTTTTTCACTTTTCCCTTTGCGTGTTAGTTGTTGCACTTGCACCCGCCATTTGCTTTCGGTTTTCTAGCTGTCTTTCTTGAGGCACAGCACAGACATATTCAACCACATTGGTCACTGATAGTGCCAACTGCCAACTAATTAATGACAATAGTATAGTCGCAACCATCACACAGTAAACTTTACATATCATATTCAttgattattaatttttcaaatgcCCATCATTTTTAACTTATACTGCTGATGTCAACTACTAAtacgttattttttttaaaaatttatgtcCTAAATTCAAAATTACTTTTGTTCTTGTCCGAAAAAATGCTACTTGATGTATAGCTTGTCCAGTTTAATTTTGGTCAATAATATTTTGGTTGGATGATGTTCATATTCTGACCCATTATTTAGCCAAATCCAAATGAATAAAGTCTAATCTATAGATACACTACAAGAATTTAATAAATTAGCGACGAATTTTTGCgagaaatattttttgttattaacttGTGAGAAATTAGTGACACACTAACGACAAAATTAATAAGCGGTCACAAAATACCCGAACTTGAGAAAAGCGACTGATTAGCGAGAGATTTACGAGTAAGTTTGTTTCTTGCAGATTGACTTTTGTAGCTAAAAAAAGAGTGGAGAAAATTTCCTCACTAATTTGTCACAAATTAATTAGCGAGTGACAATGTTCTACAAATCAGTCACTTAGGAGTTCAATCGAATAAAAGTAAAGTAGCGAGGGATATTATTGTCACTATTCTGTCGCAAGTGTTTGATATACAATTAGCGAGAAACAGTTCATACACTAGTTCGTTGCTAAATAAATTTTGTGCAAAAAGGCTAATTAGTGAGGAACAATGTTACTAGCTAATCCGTCACAAAAACTTGAAATGCATTCTGCGATGGACAAATTCCTAGCTAATTTGTCAccaaagtttttatttttagcgAGCAACTAGTATCTCGCTAATTTGTCGCATAATattgtaaaaattcaaaattaggATAGCGACAGAAAATAGTCGTCACTAACTCGTCGCAACAAATAAATCATTTAGTTAGGGAAGTGTTCCTTGCTAATTAGTCGCTAAAGTGAAAATACGGATATTGAGTGCCTAGGACCTAAGTAGCGAGAAATTTGCGACCGTTTAACAACCGACCCACTTCGTTTGCTGATTTCAAGTTGCTGATTAGCGGACGAAATATATTTGTCGCTAAGTTGTCGCAAGTTTAATTTAATGAGCGACTTGGCAATGACAATATTGTTGCAAAGCAAAAGCTATATCCTACCTATTTTGTAGCAAATTACTCACTAATCTCGTTGGAAATCCGTCGCAGAG
This window contains:
- the LOC130974623 gene encoding uncharacterized protein LOC130974623; translation: MEQSKEKNAPWLSVPQFGDWDQKGGVPDYSLDFSKIREMRKQNKTNLSRASLGNEEELVASTTTTTNASHTEPEPVHQHPHYHQTNSPTARRSFLSYFNCCVKA